A single genomic interval of Zingiber officinale cultivar Zhangliang chromosome 4A, Zo_v1.1, whole genome shotgun sequence harbors:
- the LOC121969126 gene encoding uncharacterized protein LOC121969126, giving the protein MISGGAGGGSFLLQIKEDDKFCARLLSKETSLANSSFRVYYGVAAAGSVPFRWESRPGTPKHTTSAAVLPPLTPPPCYHFSSPRSRIRSAKKPAGSKSSFLSLPRLLALKKATVGGGPAPSMSPSSSLSLSSSSSFLSSSSSYSPRSDHHRRPSGDDEAEFSGGGSLASTLCFGMRIFLAKKNALAQSTG; this is encoded by the coding sequence ATGATCTCCGGCGGCGCTGGCGGTGGCTCCTTCCTCCTCCAAATCAAGGAAGACGACAAGTTCTGCGCCAGGTTGCTCTCCAAGGAGACCTCCCTCGCCAACTCCTCCTTCCGAGTGTACTACGGCGTGGCGGCCGCCGGATCCGTGCCTTTCCGGTGGGAATCCCGGCCAGGGACGCCCAAGCACACCACCTCCGCCGCCGTCCTCCCTCCGCTCACTCCTCCCCCTTGCTACCACTTCTCCAGTCCCAGGAGCAGGATCAGGTCGGCCAAGAAACCGGCGGGCTCTAAatccagcttcttgtccctcccCAGGCTCCTCGCTCTCAAGAAGGCCACCGTCGGCGGCGGCCCGGCACCCTCCATGTCCCCTTCCTCCTCCCTGTCgctgtcctcctcctcctccttcctctcatcCTCATCCTCTTACTCGCCGCGCTCCGACCACCACCGACGGCCCTCCGGCGACGACGAGGCAGAGTTCTCCGGCGGAGGGTCCCTCGCCTCGACCCTCTGCTTCGGGATGCGAATTTTCCTGGCGAAGAAGAACGCGCTGGCGCAATCCACCGGCTGA